A single window of Anopheles moucheti chromosome 2, idAnoMoucSN_F20_07, whole genome shotgun sequence DNA harbors:
- the LOC128297557 gene encoding enoyl-[acyl-carrier-protein] reductase, mitochondrial, which produces MAQIMRQLGNATAGSNPSLIARHMSVMAKVLRYGEFGEPAKVLQLQQESVPDPKHGEVLIKTLGAPINPADINTIQGKYPVKPAFPAVGGNECVGEVVAIGGDGSTSSSLKVGDRVVPFATGLGTWRSHAIYSANQLMKVPANIGVAEAATITVNPCTGYRMLKDFVTLKPGDTVIQNGANSACGQAIIQLCRAWNVECVGIVRDRPEFGQLKDYLKGLGAAEILTEEELRTTKLFKDGIFRKPKLALNCVGGKNALELSRQLDQAGVMVTYGGMSREPVTVPTASLIFKDLRFVGFWMTRWTKENAGSPQRTEMFNELFGLIDRGALKAPAHEMISFENYTAAVTNALNIQGFVGKKYIFQF; this is translated from the exons ATGGCACAGATCATGAGGCAGCTTGGCAACGCTACGGCCGGATCAAATCCATCGCTTATTGCGCGCCACATGAGCGTAATGGCAAAGGTATTACGTTACGGTGAATTTGGTGAACCGGCTAAAGTTCTGCAACTGCAGCAGGAATCAGTTCCGGATCCCAAACACGGCGAGGTACTGATAAAGACACTCGGTGCACCAATCAATCCGGCCGACATAAACACCATTCAGG GAAAGTACCCAGTTAAGCCAGCCTTCCCTGCCGTCGGTGGAAACGAGTGCGTTGGGGAGGTTGTGGCCATTGGAGGCGATGGTAGCACCAGCAGTAGTCTTAAAGTTGGTGATCGGGTTGTGCCATTTGCTACCGGTCTGGGGACGTGGCGCTCCCATGCAATCTACAGCGCAAATCAACTAATGAAAGTTCCGGCAAATATCGGAGTAGCGGAAGCAGCAACAATCACCGTGAATCCATGTACCGGTTACCGGATGTTGAAAGATTTCGTCACATTGAAACCAGGCGATACTGTTATACAGAACGGTGCTAACTCAGCCTGCGGACAGGCCATTATTCAGCTGTGTCGCGcgtggaatgttgaatgtgtGGGAATTGTGCGAGACCGGCCCGAATTTGGACAGCTGAAGGATTACCTTAAAGGGCTCGGAGCAGCCGAAATTCTCACCGAGGAAGAACTTCGCACGACGAAACTGTTCAAGGATGGGATCTTTCGAAAGCCAAAGCTGGCACTGAACTGCGTTGGTGGAAAGAACGCACTGGAACTGTCCCGACAGCTGGATCAGGCGGGTGTAATGGTCACGTACGGTGGTATGTCGCGCGAACCGGTCACCGTACCTACGGCATCCCTTATTTTTAAGGATCTTCGTTTCGTGGGTTTCTGGATGACACGTTGGACGAAGGAAAATGCCGGCAGTCCACAACGGACCGAAATGTTCAATGAACTGTTTGGTTTAATTGACCGTGGTGCACTGAAGGCGCCTGCCCATGAGATGATCTCGTTCGAAAACTACACTGCGGCGGTTACGAATGCGCTCAATATTCAGGGCTTTGTTGGTAAAAAGtatatttttcagttttaa